In Quadrisphaera sp. DSM 44207, one DNA window encodes the following:
- the rsmG gene encoding 16S rRNA (guanine(527)-N(7))-methyltransferase RsmG, translating to MPPELAGAVERVFGERADLARRYAEHLATSAVERGLVGPREVGRIWERHVLNCAVVGELLPQGAAVVDVGSGAGLPGLCLALARPDAAVVLVEPLERRMTWLREVVDDLALPVAVVRGRAEEVAGTGRVPPADVVTARAVAPLERLARWCLPLLRPGGALLALKGRTAAEELAAARPVLRRLGAVSEEVVTAGAGVVPGPTTIVRATVGPGRGPAGSRGRRTGSGRAGRG from the coding sequence GTGCCGCCGGAGCTCGCCGGCGCGGTGGAGCGGGTCTTCGGGGAACGCGCGGACCTCGCGCGCCGGTACGCGGAGCACCTGGCGACGTCCGCCGTCGAGCGCGGCCTGGTCGGGCCGCGCGAGGTGGGGCGGATCTGGGAGCGGCACGTGCTCAACTGCGCCGTCGTGGGCGAGCTGCTGCCGCAGGGCGCCGCGGTCGTGGACGTCGGCAGCGGCGCGGGCCTGCCGGGGCTGTGCCTGGCGCTGGCGCGCCCGGACGCGGCGGTGGTGCTCGTCGAGCCGCTGGAGCGCCGCATGACCTGGCTGCGCGAGGTCGTCGACGACCTCGCGCTCCCCGTCGCGGTGGTGCGCGGGCGCGCCGAGGAGGTGGCGGGCACCGGCCGCGTGCCGCCCGCGGACGTCGTCACCGCCCGCGCCGTGGCGCCGCTGGAGCGGCTCGCCCGCTGGTGCCTGCCGCTGCTGCGCCCCGGCGGCGCGCTGCTGGCGCTCAAGGGCCGCACGGCCGCCGAGGAGCTGGCCGCCGCCCGCCCGGTGCTGCGCCGCCTGGGCGCCGTCTCGGAGGAGGTCGTGACGGCGGGGGCTGGTGTCGTGCCCGGACCGACCACCATCGTCCGGGCTACTGTGGGCCCCGGTCGAGGGCCGGCCGGTTCCCGGGGCCGGCGGACGGGGTCGGGACGGGCCGGCCGTGGGTGA
- a CDS encoding ParA family protein has translation MSEQEWTSGRRRARRSGADDADDLRRRTQVASAIPEADDDTPLARQAAVDARMRITLHGRRLPHPERTRVMTVANQKGGVGKTTTAVNLAAALAQSGLEVLVLDVDPQGNASTALGIDHHSDIPGTYEVLVEGAALVDTVQPCRDVEGLWCCPATIDLAGAEIELVTMEHRESLLRRAIAQHLADRRSRGMPRLDYVLIDCPPSLGLITVNAFSAAEEVLIPIQCEYYALEGLSQLLRNIGLVQEHLNPALRVSTILLTMYDARTRLAAQVAEEVRTHFPHTVLKTTIPRSVRISEAPSHGLTVMSYDPGSSGALSYLAAAREIAEREAEARRAAAAAHAPQGAATGQHAAAALVDLTGQSHQHATATGEQR, from the coding sequence GTGAGCGAGCAGGAGTGGACGTCGGGCCGGCGCAGGGCGCGGCGCAGCGGCGCCGACGACGCGGACGACCTGCGCCGGCGCACCCAGGTGGCCTCGGCCATCCCCGAGGCGGACGACGACACGCCCCTCGCGCGCCAGGCGGCGGTGGACGCGCGCATGCGCATCACGCTGCACGGGCGGCGCCTGCCGCACCCGGAGCGCACGCGCGTGATGACGGTGGCGAACCAGAAGGGCGGCGTCGGGAAGACGACGACCGCGGTGAACCTGGCCGCCGCGCTGGCGCAGTCCGGCCTCGAGGTGCTCGTCCTCGACGTGGACCCGCAGGGCAACGCCTCCACGGCGCTCGGGATCGACCACCACAGCGACATCCCCGGCACCTACGAGGTGCTCGTCGAGGGCGCGGCGCTGGTGGACACCGTGCAGCCGTGCCGGGACGTCGAGGGCCTGTGGTGCTGCCCGGCGACCATCGACCTGGCGGGCGCCGAGATCGAGCTGGTGACGATGGAGCACCGCGAGTCGCTGCTGCGCCGCGCGATCGCGCAGCACCTCGCGGACCGCCGCTCCCGCGGGATGCCGCGGCTGGACTACGTCCTCATCGACTGCCCGCCCAGCCTCGGCCTGATCACCGTGAACGCGTTCTCGGCGGCGGAGGAGGTGCTCATCCCGATCCAGTGCGAGTACTACGCGCTGGAGGGCCTGAGCCAGCTGCTGCGCAACATCGGGCTCGTGCAGGAGCACCTGAACCCCGCCCTGCGGGTCTCGACGATCCTGCTGACGATGTACGACGCCCGCACCCGCCTGGCCGCGCAGGTCGCCGAGGAGGTGCGCACGCACTTCCCGCACACGGTGCTGAAGACGACGATCCCGCGCTCGGTGCGGATCTCGGAGGCCCCCAGCCACGGCCTGACGGTGATGTCGTACGACCCCGGCTCCAGCGGCGCCCTGTCGTACCTGGCCGCCGCCCGCGAGATCGCCGAGCGGGAGGCGGAGGCCCGCCGCGCCGCGGCCGCGGCGCACGCCCCGCAAGGGGCCGCGACCGGTCAGCACGCCGCCGCGGCGCTGGTCGACCTGACCGGGCAGTCCCACCAGCACGCCAC